One genomic segment of Naumovozyma castellii chromosome 9, complete genome includes these proteins:
- the NCAS0I00100 gene encoding uncharacterized protein, which translates to MFTYPVTVSCQAATSHEHMATVTALTYTVYRIGSAVGSAISGCIWTQKLYPEILKRLGGNVSMATAAYASPYTFITTYTWGTSEREAVVEAYKYVQKLETVVALVFCAPLLMFSLCLRDAKLTDKVAHDGEIPEGEYTTKDEDPIADWFKACVGKFKKSKEVN; encoded by the coding sequence ATGTTCACATACCCGGTGACAGTCAGTTGTCAAGCAGCTACCTCCCACGAGCACATGGCAACGGTTACAGCGCTCACGTATACTGTATATCGCATAGGCAGTGCTGTTGGCTCGGCAATTAGCGGTTGTATATGGACCCAGAAGCTTTATCCAGAGATCCTCAAGCGTCTTGGTGGTAATGTGTCTATGGCCACCGCAGCATATGCTTCTCCATACACGTTCATTACTACTTACACTTGGGGAACTTCGGAGAGAGAGGCCGTGGTGGAGGCGTACAAATACGTCCagaaattggaaactgTAGTCGCATTGGTGTTTTGTGCTCCTTTACTAATGTTTTCTCTCTGCTTGAGAGATGCAAAGTTGACCGACAAAGTTGCACATGATGGAGAAATTCCTGAGGGTGAGTATACCACTAAAGATGAGGACCCAATCGCTGACTGGTTCAAAGCTTGTGTTGGGAAGTTCAAAAAGTCCAAGGAAGTCAACTAG
- the NCAS0I00110 gene encoding uncharacterized protein produces MSSQSSPEVHEKNHLSSKGNDIFTKEIESQNDDTQSSVPDFAVKRSLVIKKTEIMSAVYDKWYHHVILLFSAFVCGYAYGLECNIRYIYTGYATSSYAEHSLLSTVNVINAVVSAASQIIYSRLSDFFGRLTLFIIAIVLYVVGTIIQSQAYDVQRYAAGAIFYNAGYVGIILILLLILSDFSSLKWRLFYQFAPTWPFIINTWISGNVTSSANPLVHWSWDVGMWAFIFPLACIPMIGCMIHMQWKASKTPEWHALRSEKSFYQANGFYKTMTELFWKLDIIGTLLFTACLGCILVPLTLAGGTNSKWNNSRVIGPFVLGFVLIPILGVWEYKWARDPLIPYKLVRDRGVWAALGISFLIDFIFYMAADYLYTVMVVAVHESVKSATRISTLSSFVSTVASPFFALLMTRCTRLKPFIIFGCSLWMLSMGLLYNFRGGEQSHSGIIGALCV; encoded by the coding sequence ATGTCGTCTCAATCGAGTCCCGAAGTACATGAGAAGAATCATCTTTCTTCCAAGGGAAACGACATCTTCACTAAAGAAATCGAAAGCCAAAACGATGACACTCAATCCTCTGTACCAGACTTCGCAGTTAAAAGGAGTTTGGTTATAAAAAAAACAGAAATTATGTCTGCTGTATATGATAAATGGTACCACCAtgtaattttattattttctgcATTCGTGTGTGGATACGCATATGGTTTGGAATGTAATATCAGGTACATCTATACTGGTTACGCTACATCTTCTTACGCAGAACATTCTTTGTTATCCACAGTTAACGTTATTAACGCTGTGGTTTCCGCTGCTTCCCAAATTATTTACTCTAGATTATCCGATTTCTTTGGGAGACTaacattattcattatagCCATTGTCCTTTATGTTGTTGGTACAATTATCCAATCTCAGGCTTATGACGTTCAAAGATATGCTGCGGGGGctatattttataatgCAGGGTACGTTGGTATCATTCTAATCTTACTGCTGATCTTATctgatttttcttcattaaagtGGAGGTTATTTTACCAGTTTGCCCCAACATGGCCATTCATTATCAACACATGGATTAGTGGTAATGTCACTAGCTCTGCAAACCCTTTAGTGCATTGGTCATGGGACGTCGGTATGTGGGCCTTCATATTCCCGTTAGCATGCATCCCTATGATTGGTTGTATGATACATATGCAATGGAAAGCAAGCAAGACTCCGGAATGGCATGCCCTTAGAAGTGAAAAGTCGTTCTATCAAGCCAATGGGTTTTACAAGACAATGACAGAACTGTTCTGGAAGCTAGATATCATCGGtactttattatttacagCTTGCTTAGGGTGTATCCTAGTTCCATTAACACTAGCCGGTGGTACTAATTCtaaatggaataattcCCGTGTTATTGGTCCTTTCGTGTTAGGTTTCGTGCTGATTCCAATCTTGGGTGTCTGGGAATACAAGTGGGCCAGAGATCCTCTAATACCCTACAAATTGGTCAGAGATCGTGGTGTTTGGGCGGCCCTAGGTATTTCTTTCCTAATCGACTTCATTTTTTACATGGCAGCTGATTACTTATACACTGTGATGGTTGTAGCCGTCCACGAATCTGTTAAATCAGCTACTCGGATTTCAACACTGTCCTCTTTTGTTTCCACAGTAGCTTCTCCATTCTTCGCTCTGCTGATGACAAGATGCACCAGGTTGAAACCGTTCATTATTTTCGGTTGTTCCCTATGGATGTTGAGTATGGGACTGCTATACAACTTCAGAGGTGGAGAACAATCTCATAGCGGTATCATTGGCGCCCTCTGTGTGTAG
- the FRT1 gene encoding Frt1p (ancestral locus Anc_7.69), which produces MNFLIDRIENPGTRTTLLPSSFPNKLQKKIDKSHEADLFSNNLKRKSAASKTRHLAPTKSQNNIKLPILSINDEPILESEPSRIGLASYFSQRHNSEEGLSFKTSSRRKHLESQPLPDYSAASLGTFSDCIFNDALSKEPTLTNAKGNYLDGGEKCLRSRRQSSIYSSRNTSPYKRRTSSFGASGPLGFSQVQNSGKQLKNKRSNSNNHSTNLASDKKRLVNEFLNCRNGPGKSPTISEDNLGETGWSIATKSNNNNQEQMNLFTDQSLSDILFHDLDTPSQPISKSRSNSSSFPSSTSTVLSSISPSKLPVTSSSLSIYSSSSTRSSFSSTSSSASSYETSPIPLPIMGKKTSLAISPKATSSAPEDLITNDELRATTTLNINCNELNYYQTHICNTLAEFERLLKQNLQTFVIKDEADLHGTLSKFDNLTFHLQNMKNRIDELYDVINEKYLSKIKTAFNEDDESSFEFELRTSVEASIKQLEELENRMEYCQLKLQEQRETMRQLDNLILIENSLLESKKNVKHIYSYRFLVFDILVIFVVLYFGYWVKKIIGLFR; this is translated from the coding sequence atgaattttctGATTGATAGAATAGAAAATCCAGGCACCAGAACTACCCTCCTACCCTCTTCATTCCCGAATAAGTTGCAAAAAAAGATTGATAAATCGCATGAGGCTGATTTATTCTCtaacaatttgaaaaggaaaagtgCTGCTTCTAAGACGAGACATTTAGCACCAACAAAATctcaaaataatataaaattaCCAATTTTATCTATTAATGACGAACCGATTCTTGAATCTGAACCATCGAGAATAGGATTAgcttcatatttttcacaAAGGCACAATTCTGAAGAAGGTTTATCTTTCAAGACTagttcaagaagaaaacacTTAGAATCACAACCTCTTCCTGATTATTCTGCAGCATCATTAGGTACTTTTAGTGATTGTATATTTAATGATGCTCTCTCAAAGGAACCTACTTTAACAAATGCAAAAGGCAACTATTTAGATGGAGGAGAGAAATGCCTACGGAGCAGACGACAATCATCCATTTATTCCAGTAGAAATACTTCTCCATATAAGAGGCGAACGTCATCCTTTGGAGCTAGTGGCCCACTTGGGTTCTCTCAAGTCCAAAATTCAGGGAAACAActtaaaaataaaagatcCAACTCTAATAATCATTCAACAAATCTAGCATCAGATAAAAAAAGATTAGTGAATGAGTTCTTAAATTGCAGGAATGGCCCAGGCAAATCACCTACAATTTCTGAGGATAACCTCGGGGAAACAGGATGGTCCATTGCGACcaaatctaataataacaatcaGGAGCAGATGAATCTTTTCACTGATCAATCATTGTCGGATATATTATTTCACGATTTAGATACGCCATCACAGCCTATTTCGAAATCTAGATCGAATTCTTCCTCGTTTCCATCCTCCACATCTACTGTACTATCATCTATATCACCGTCAAAGTTACCAGTTACTTCATCTTCTCTGTCCATATATAGTTCCTCCTCTACTAGgtcttcattttcttcgACTTCATCCTCAGCTTCATCTTATGAAACAAGCCCAATTCCATTACCAATAATGGGTAAGAAGACCTCGTTGGCCATATCACCCAAGGCGACATCATCTGCCCCCGAAGATTTGATCAccaatgatgaattaaGGGCCACTACCACACTTAATATAAACTGTAATGAACTAAATTACTATCAAACTCATATTTGCAATACTTTAGCTGAATTTGAAAGGCTATTGAAACAGAATCTCCAAACATTTGTTATCAAAGATGAAGCTGATCTACATGGGACGTTAAGTAAATTTGACAACTTAACATTccatttacaaaatatgaaaaataGAATTGATGAACTGTATGATGTGATAAatgagaaatatttatcgAAGATAAAGACCGCTTTTAATGAAGACGATGAATCATCTTTCGAATTCGAATTAAGAACTTCTGTTGAGGCAAGTATTAAACAActggaagaattagaaaacCGAATGGAATATTGTCAATTGAAGttacaagaacaaagaGAAACGATGAGACAGcttgataatttaattttaattgaaaacTCTCTATTAgaatcaaagaagaatgtCAAGCACATTTATAGTTATAGATTTTTAGTGTTCGACATCTTAGTGatatttgttgttctttACTTTGGATACTGGGtcaaaaaaattatagGTTTGTTCAGGTAG